Part of the Triticum aestivum cultivar Chinese Spring chromosome 4D, IWGSC CS RefSeq v2.1, whole genome shotgun sequence genome is shown below.
TATGTTATATGTCAGGCCATTAGGGGATATTCCCTCGTAGTTCGAGACTTGCGGAGTACCCGATAAGTAGCTGTATAGGGTACTAACCGTTGTAGCCCCTGTCGTAGATGATTGGGTCCGTGTTAGTGATACGCCTGACTCTCGATATGGGTGTTGACCTGATCGAGTGTCTCCTAGACTAGGACGTAGTGACAGTGACGGTGAAAGTCATTCGTTCAAAATTGTCTTGCTCAACATGTCATGGGGAACAACGACTGTTATCGTCGAGCAAGCTTTGTCGTGTCGTCTCAAAGTTTCGGTAATAGCTCAATGGGTGGGTGTAGTGGGTAGATTCCAGTTAGGAACAATGTGCATATGGAGCCTATAATGGGTatgttggtgcacccctgcagagtTAAACCTTTTGGAAAGTCATGTCCGCCGTTATGGACGACTTGGAGCTTGACTAATAGTTCCTAAAACAAATTCAACCAAGGTGACAATGCCTTGTTTGTCTCTTATTCATGGGGTATACGAAGAGGAGGACAAAGTAGTGTTCTGTTTGCGTAGGCAGGTGAGTAGGTTCTTAGTTCAGGAGTTACCCGATGTTTGGATTACGCTTATCTTAATCTAATAGATGCAAGTTGTAGTGTGATTCTTAGGCGTGCAGCTTCACCACTTAACCATTCTCTACCTAATTGTAGTGTTAGTGCTAGTACCCCTAGTAATGAGATTTgccgagtacctttgtactcatccTTGCCACAACAAATACTTATACGCGTGGTGATGGACAACATTAGCTTGGTAGTGCTTCAGACAGCAGTCTGGGCAAGGATATGGATGTCATTTGCCTTACTTTGAGCCTTCTTAACGCAACATGTATTCTTACCTGATTAAGTTTTATTTGCTTCCGTTGTATGAGTTGGATTTTAGTCGTAAAACCCCATTTGTACGAGATATTTTAGTCGTAAGACCCTGTTCGTAAGACTCTGGAACCGACATAGGGGTCCTCGGCCCGCCCACTAGACCAAGAGACGACATGGTAAGAGACCTTTTAGCTGGGCCACCATCACTGTCAAAGATAAAAGTTCACTAGTTTGGGTCTCTCTCTGTCGTTGATGGCTCATCAGACGTCTCTCCCTCGCTCTTGCATCGCTGTTCAACATCCGATACCATTTTTGCTTTATGATGTTGCTTTTCAACCACTCTCTCCCTGTAATGGCACTACAACCCTCTCTCCTCTTCTATGCGAGGCATGATAATTGTAATTGGGTTGTAACCCTAGCGGTTTGTGGCGTGCTTTACCTACTTTCCCTCTTACTAAGTTGTAAACCCTAGAACTGGATACCCAAATTCTCTCTCAAAGTCTGAATAGAAGTGTTGAATTCAATCTTGAGTAGCCTCGACAGCAGCTTTCAAGCGCCTCCGGTCAGCCCACATCTATGCACGCCTATTGTTGCTGGCCTTCGCTGCATGCCGCACTATATTCCTTCCTGAGCACGCCGTAATCCAGGTCAGATTTGACTCCTACACACCCATCGGTTGGTCTCACTGAAAATTTCAGACAAAAACATGCCGCCTGCCGCACGATCGATCCAACTCCAAGCCGCTCCAGCCCCCTTGACCCATCGTACCAAGCTTCAATTTGGCGGCAACCCTGACTCATTAGTAATCGATCCTCGATTCTGCTCCACCTCTAGATCAACTCCTTCACGACCTCCAGACCGACCTTATGCTCATGATATCACTTGTTATATTAATTCAAAGCATATTGTCGATtcaccgaggaccaagcaatcacatgagGCATGACatcaagatttgttaacgaggttcaccaacaTGGCTACATCTCAGAGGtatgactatgggcgctccttccGATGATACCGCTACAAAACCGACCACCCGGGCCCTGCACACGCCACTGGCTTTCCGGGCCTTGCATacgttacatcgtgtgtctattcCTACATTATATAAGAGGTCCGAAATACAAGTGTTCTACTCAAACACAACTCGTACCCTGTCTGCACACACTACGACTCTAAGTTCAACATATTTGACACAATTCCAACAACCAGAAAACATAACCACGGAAAGAACGGGGTTTCATTCATAACTGAAACACACGAGGCATTTGTAGGTCACAGACAGTCTAACTTATTCACAGAGCAAGACATATGAAAACGATCTATACCATTGCCACAACCCACAATTGTGGTCTCATCCCGACAAAATAATGAAAATGCGAGCTAAGAAAGAAACTTCAGAGCTTGAAGCATCCGGTCAACTCTTTGCTGAAACTGAGACCGAGCTCTCGAAGGCAGACCCCATGCGGCTGATGACGAACTGGTAGATCTTGCGCTTCAACCGCTCTACATTGTCCTTGGTCGCATCCTCGTCGGCGATCTTACCGACTCCGTCGAGCCAGTCGCTGATCCTCTTGAACTGCGACAGGACCACCGTGATATGGCCGCTCTGCTTTCCCCTAGTTGCAATGTTCTGGTCTTCAAACAGGTGGAAGCCTACATCCATGGCCTCGTTCACAAATTTCAGAAACCAGGCATGCATCTCTCGGCACAAGGTGTTGGCAAGCTCAACCGTCTCGTTCATGCCCGGAGTTTTAGGCCATGCAGCAGGGAGAGGTGATGCCCTGGACTGGACCTTTGCAGAAGCTCCAAGCGATGGCCTCTTGGACAGGCTTGTTCTTGGTGGTTCCACTGCAGGAGCCTTGGGCTTTTCAGTGCTCTTCTTCTGGTAGATGGATCCAGTGGCGCTGTTAACAAGCTTGAGGACCTCCAGTTCGGTTGCTAATGCTGCCTCAACCCAATGAGTGGCTGATTTCTCCCAGAATGCAGCTTCGTCTGCTCCGTTGGTGGCCATTGACTCGGCGATTTTCTTCCACTTGAGAGTGTCTTCATAGACAGCAAGGAAACAATCGACAGTTGGGAGTGGATTCGCGGTCTTCGACAACGAACAAAGTTCAGAGAACTTGCTGTTGACAGAAATCAACACAATGTTACAATCATCACACTCTGCTGACATACAGACTTTGGTGGAAAAACAAAAACCAGACTGCTGCAAGTTACCTCAGATTTCTGATAACTGAATCAGTGATCAATGCCTCCTGCAGAGCGtcagctgcagcggctgctgctgCATCTCTCCGTTCAGCAGCTTCCTGTAAAATCAATAACAAAACGAAGACGGCATTAGGAGGATCAGCTTCCTGTAAAATCAATAACAAAACGAAGACGGCATTAGGAGGATCAATAAATGCATATTGTTCGCAAAAGCAAATGAAGTACTCCCTCAGAGGGAGTAGCATACCTTTCCGATCTTCGAAAGTTTATCTGAAACTGTAACCAGTGGAACGCTGCCATCAGTCCATTTAGCATCATGAAGTATGATTTTTGGAGCTGTTTTTGCCTTCCCTGCACTAGACTCTGTCTTCTTTCGTGGTTTTGGCTTCTCATCAACAGAGGTGTCATCGTTACTGGATAGCTCTGTTGTAGCATCACTAAGTCGCCGTGACATTGCTTCCTGAAGTTACAGAAGAAGGTCAGTTGTCATTGCTCAGGTACATGAATTTCAATCACATGTAAACCTAAGCAATTCAGAATAAAGCAGTGCAGATAATAAGATATGCCCATTGCACAATGCTCTTGATTCACACATACACTAGAATTAACTGTAGACAAAGAACTGGAATTAACTGTAGACTAAGAACTCTATACAATAGATGCACAGCATCAATAATTTTCCCGTTCGTCTACAAAATTATTATCAATGAGGCTATGCAATGTACAAGCACATGAAAATATCATAGCCAAATAGTTTGATTCATTTTCTGACAACGAAACTGAAATAGTCAGAACTAACCAAGTGGCTAGCAATCCAGTACTCCTACACTATTGAGCACATTACAAGTGGCTAGCACTACAAGATTTTGGAACATAACAATATTATTTACAGGTCAATTCTAGTTTAACATGCTCTATATTTAAACAATTGAGCATGCTGCTACTGTTGCAGCTGTACAGCTAAAAAAAGGAAATGCATCTCTTTCACATCCCCATTTGGTCTTATGGATGAGCATGGTCAATTAACAGTACATATACTAGTGGCAGATACCTACACAGCAATTATGCCTAATTCCAACATCCGAAATTCCCAAATGCAACACAATGTAGCAATTAACATGATCCTTACCTGAGTCCTCAGAATAGTATCTCTGTCCACCTTGACCTTGGACTTCTTCACCGTGCCAGCGGCCGCAGCTGCAAGAGCCATTGCCGACTCGTCCCAGCTCTTCCTCCCCGGCTTCATGGCTGACCCGCTCCCCAAATCTGTCATCTTCGAGATACCAGACACCAACACCCCGACCTTCTTCTTGCTGCCCCCTTCTCCTGAAAGCCTCCGGGAACCGGGTGAGAGGGAGCCCCGCCTGCCACCGCCACCTGGAGAGGCCGCTCCTCTTCTCCCTCCTGGTGAAGGCTGCCTGTACCTCGATGGCACGATAATGGCTGGCTCCTTTGCGACCCTGCGGTTCTCCTCCTCGGCCGCAACAAGGCTGGGAACCACACACTTCGAGGGGGCTGGCGACGACGACCTGGACGTGCCTCTCACGGCAGGTGACGACGCTCTGGAGGCGCCCTTGACAGAGGGAGACGCCGCTCGGGACGCTCCCTTCACCGCAGGCGACGGATCTCGCTGCTTGGCCGGCGCCGGAGACGAGAACCGCCGCTTCACGGCCGAACCGCCTGGCAGCGCCGCGGCCTCGGGGCCATTCCTGGGAGCAAGAACGGTCCTTTTGACGGCAGCATCCATCGCATCAGACGGTGGCGCACTGCCGGAGCCGGACGGCATGAGCGGCGGCGCAGCGTCGGGCGAGGAATCCGGCCTGATGACGTAGCCCCGGGAGCACGCGGCGGAGCGGACAATGAGCGGCTCCGGGTTGCCGACGCAGGGGAGGGATCGGGAGGACGGAACGGGGCGGAGGCCGACGGCGCGGGGAACCGGGCTGGCGAAGCGGAGGCGGTCGAGGTGGACCAGGTGGCCGACGATGTGGGGCCGCGCGGAGAGGAGCGCGTCGGCGTCGGCGGGTGAGGGCTGGACGTAGGTGGAGTGGAGGCCGTCGGAGAGCTGGAGGAGAAAGCCGTTGGAGGGGCATAGCAGGGAGTCGGCGGTGGAGGCCGTGAGCGCGGGCACGACCGCCGTGACCTGGAGCGCGGGGGAGCGGTGCTCGCCGGTGACCCGCTCGTCCGTGTGCATCGCCTGCAGCAGGCGCAGCAAGACCCCCGGCATTACCGTCGCCATCGCTCGCTCTCTGGCCGCCGATCGGGAGGAGAAGGGGGGGAGGGATTTGTGGATGCGCCGAGGAGAGATTTGGGggcggagagggagagagaaagggaGGGATTTGAGGAGCCTAGAAGGAGAAAGAGACGTTGGAGTGCGGCGTGGCGAGCGTGGGGGCTGGGGGGACCTGCGGTGGGATTTCAAATTTCAAACGGCCCGCCTCTGCGTTAGGCAGTGGGGCCATTTGGCAGGTGACTCTTGTCATATGCGGGGCCGCCGTCAATACTCGCTGCCTGTGCTAGGTGTCGTTACTCGTTTTTCTTTCACGCGCACATTTATTTATTTCATTTAAAAAAAGCTTGTTTTCTTTTGTGAGCGAATTGTTTTTTTTCTGATTAAAGTTAACGCTCCAAATCTCGTGACAGAACTGAATGCATTGGCTGCCGTCCGATCCGGATCGCGTTGGCGTGATTTCGACAGGGGTGGGACGGTTTTTGCTGAGGAACGAATGCGGGCATGATTTCGGCAACGATTTTTAGGGAAGTAATTAATGTACACCATGATTTTAGCGAGGATTTTAGGGAAGTAATTAATATAACCTGTGATGTCAGTGAGGGGGCTAGCTAACTCCAGTCGTTTCGTCTAGGTTCTAGCTAGCCAACCAAACCATCCACTAACAAATACTGTAGTTGTTGTTTAGGTTGAAGACAACTCGTTTTAAATCTGTTTATTGGAATTGTTATCGAATCTGCCAAACTGAAGAACAGCTAATTTGATCATAGAGTTGAGTGGATCGGGATGTCGAGTCCTTTGCCCTCTTGCCAAATTGTGGAAGAGAGGACGAGATGTGTTGTCTCGCTCCATGACCATCACCGTGGTAATTTCTATATGAATACTATCATGATTACACACCTCATACCTGATAATTTACGTACAACACCGTGATAACTTCGACCCGAGaaaaaaaagttgttgaaacatacaccaataacttctatgtgaatagcatggtaatttatacAACGTTGACCTAATATGTTAAGGACATCATCTTTCGTGAATCTGAGCTATCCCATGTGTTTGTGTATCCCTTCTGTTTTAGCCCTATGATCTTAATCCCGCGAATTAAATATACTAGATGATACCTCGTGCCTTTCTACGGGAATGGGTTGCAATAATTTCAGTGAAATTTGGTTGTATGAAATATTAATACTTAAACTAACAatagatgatgtagggtggataccctaaggccgatctttcacgagaTGGAGGGGATACtacgaacacgaagaacacgaggggaaacacgagggaaaacactcaaatcaacggaaacgatcacacatgtgctagatccatgaacataaagggtgatacaagatccaaacgcaacaaaggacgatacaagaggcggtagttcttctccgtgaggaggtcttgagggatcttcccgtgaggggtcttgaatccacttgggggatcttctccgtggaGGCTACGGTctccgaaggagaaagtatcaagtggatgagcaaaactctatctccaaaatgagctatcacattgctaaccctaataagagggaggaggagtataaatagtctagggggcgaaagggtacatgggcctcggcccaacacgctgtgcacagacaggcgccggtcgtccggaggctcgcgagggtccggtcgtccggcaTTTTAGCTCTGATCAGGCGGCGTCGGATTTCCGGAGGCGATCGGTCGTCCGGTCGTCTGGAGGTCTCGGACTTCCGATAATTTCCCTTCTGTTGGGTGACACCTgatgtccggggggggggggggctcgatcGTCCGGTCGCTGGggtgcgtcggacgtccggtccgtcTCGGTCGTCAGGCCGCTATAGCGATCGCAGACTGGGACTTGGCTGGCGGGCTGGTgcttcaggcgtcggacgtccggtgagaTCCGGTCGTTCGGTGGCTGTAGAACTCCTGGCAGCAtgttctcttggtccttgtacttggtgtcctcgccatcttgtTCGTTGGGTGCAGCTGctccgtggccttcctccaagtacctgatcacacatagggtctccgcttgaggtagtagccatgtcttatatgtagaaagtggtagttcggagaggagcgagttcaccttatcttcgatagcctttgctcgggctcttgtcattggtccaagtggtgtcgtgggagacttAGGTAGGTCCAcggggatgaccgtgggatgctccgcatcatctccccccccccccttgggaaagatccgacctcggatcgaaatcctcatcaccatggtagggagagagattttgacgttgaagacgtcgcttacattgtacttgtcgcgtgggagatcgatcttgtaagcattgttgttgtagcgtgctagcaccttgaagggtctgtcggctcgaggtagaagtttggacttgcgtttgttggggaagaagtccttgcgaaggtgta
Proteins encoded:
- the LOC123096515 gene encoding treacle protein, with the translated sequence MATVMPGVLLRLLQAMHTDERVTGEHRSPALQVTAVVPALTASTADSLLCPSNGFLLQLSDGLHSTYVQPSPADADALLSARPHIVGHLVHLDRLRFASPVPRAVGLRPVPSSRSLPCVGNPEPLIVRSAACSRGYVIRPDSSPDAAPPLMPSGSGSAPPSDAMDAAVKRTVLAPRNGPEAAALPGGSAVKRRFSSPAPAKQRDPSPAVKGASRAASPSVKGASRASSPAVRGTSRSSSPAPSKCVVPSLVAAEEENRRVAKEPAIIVPSRYRQPSPGGRRGAASPGGGGRRGSLSPGSRRLSGEGGSKKKVGVLVSGISKMTDLGSGSAMKPGRKSWDESAMALAAAAAGTVKKSKVKVDRDTILRTQEAMSRRLSDATTELSSNDDTSVDEKPKPRKKTESSAGKAKTAPKIILHDAKWTDGSVPLVTVSDKLSKIGKEAAERRDAAAAAAADALQEALITDSVIRNLSKFSELCSLSKTANPLPTVDCFLAVYEDTLKWKKIAESMATNGADEAAFWEKSATHWVEAALATELEVLKLVNSATGSIYQKKSTEKPKAPAVEPPRTSLSKRPSLGASAKVQSRASPLPAAWPKTPGMNETVELANTLCREMHAWFLKFVNEAMDVGFHLFEDQNIATRGKQSGHITVVLSQFKRISDWLDGVGKIADEDATKDNVERLKRKIYQFVISRMGSAFESSVSVSAKS